A genomic window from Streptomyces sp. WMMC940 includes:
- a CDS encoding right-handed parallel beta-helix repeat-containing protein, whose translation MTWTRRTLVGLGLAAALTLGAPPGAQAHEEREVAFPDGSGSVPAYREGEPDLLVCKTDTAAFERRVSRFPDALRERNLRLYERCLGEGFRHLQQAVDAVDRPGMSIAVLPGRYEEEPSQPEPKGDCARLKARKSALGYQILSYAQQQQCPHNQNLVAVLGKRDLQIEGTGAGPLDVVVDAGYRKLNAIRADGSDGVYFRNFTAQRTTFNSLYVLGVDGFVIDRVLTRWNDEYGFLTFASDHGLYRDCESYGNGDSGIYPGSASDINSGRGHDVPRYSIEITGCRSHHNLLGYSGTAGDSVWAHDNEFDHNMAGASMDSVFPGHPGLPQNHARFERNLIHDNNQNYYRYVRDGTCARPPAERGYEQGVVCPQTSVPPGTGVIVAGGNWNVFEGNWVYGHQRTAFHLNAVPAFLRGEDAWSRQADTSHHNRFRDNHLGRARSGESRPNRTDVWWDGQGTDNCWQDTGDSSPRALPRCRNDTGAALGGSHRIVGEPMKVVQLLVCSDYNVQARRLPAGCDWYGARGLARIEVQLALGVAAVLAVVGGFLWWRRLRGNLLVTAATALGAAGLVLDVASETTALAPTVAGPLALLLIGVWLTATGLGLRHSSRAFGTTTVVLGLLTLLDAFERAFVMIPWTPLGPAWLRGLLGLVWVLWAVAASARPGGRGRSASPSADDPARVSP comes from the coding sequence ATGACGTGGACACGTCGAACACTGGTCGGCCTGGGCCTCGCGGCCGCGTTGACACTGGGTGCGCCGCCCGGCGCGCAGGCGCACGAGGAGCGTGAAGTCGCGTTCCCCGACGGTTCGGGAAGCGTTCCCGCGTACCGCGAGGGCGAACCCGACCTCCTGGTCTGCAAGACCGACACGGCGGCCTTCGAGCGGCGCGTGTCCCGGTTCCCCGACGCCCTGCGCGAGCGGAATCTCCGGCTCTACGAGAGGTGTCTCGGCGAGGGGTTCCGGCATCTGCAGCAGGCGGTGGACGCCGTCGACAGACCCGGCATGAGCATCGCCGTCCTGCCCGGCCGCTACGAGGAGGAGCCCTCCCAACCGGAGCCCAAGGGCGACTGCGCCCGGCTCAAGGCCCGCAAATCGGCCCTGGGATATCAGATCCTGTCCTACGCACAGCAGCAGCAGTGCCCCCACAACCAGAATCTCGTGGCCGTCCTCGGCAAGAGGGACCTGCAGATCGAGGGAACGGGCGCGGGCCCGCTCGACGTGGTCGTGGACGCCGGCTACCGCAAGCTCAACGCGATCCGGGCCGACGGTTCCGACGGAGTCTACTTCCGCAACTTCACCGCTCAGCGCACCACCTTCAACTCACTGTACGTGCTCGGTGTGGACGGGTTCGTCATCGACCGGGTGCTCACCCGCTGGAACGACGAGTACGGCTTCCTCACCTTCGCGAGCGACCACGGGCTGTACCGCGACTGCGAGTCGTACGGGAACGGAGACTCGGGGATCTACCCGGGCAGCGCGTCGGACATCAACAGCGGGCGCGGCCACGACGTGCCGCGCTACTCCATCGAGATCACCGGCTGCCGCAGTCACCACAATCTGCTCGGCTACTCGGGGACCGCGGGCGACTCGGTGTGGGCCCACGACAACGAGTTCGACCACAACATGGCCGGTGCGTCGATGGACAGTGTGTTTCCGGGCCATCCGGGCCTCCCCCAGAACCACGCCAGATTCGAACGCAACCTCATCCACGACAACAACCAGAACTACTACCGGTACGTCAGGGACGGCACGTGCGCCAGACCTCCCGCCGAACGCGGCTACGAGCAGGGCGTCGTGTGCCCACAGACCTCGGTCCCTCCCGGAACCGGGGTGATCGTCGCCGGTGGCAACTGGAACGTGTTCGAGGGCAACTGGGTCTACGGACACCAGCGCACCGCGTTCCATCTCAACGCCGTTCCCGCCTTCCTGCGCGGTGAGGACGCCTGGTCCCGTCAGGCCGACACCTCGCACCACAACCGGTTCCGTGACAACCACCTGGGCAGGGCGAGGAGCGGCGAGTCCAGACCCAACCGGACGGACGTCTGGTGGGACGGCCAGGGCACGGACAACTGCTGGCAGGACACGGGAGACAGCAGCCCGCGAGCCCTGCCCCGGTGCCGGAACGACACCGGCGCCGCCCTCGGGGGATCGCACCGGATCGTGGGCGAACCCATGAAGGTCGTCCAGTTGCTGGTCTGCTCCGACTACAACGTTCAGGCGCGGCGGCTGCCGGCGGGCTGCGACTGGTACGGAGCCCGGGGCCTCGCCCGTATCGAGGTGCAGCTCGCGCTCGGCGTCGCCGCCGTGCTCGCCGTGGTGGGAGGGTTCCTGTGGTGGCGCAGACTGCGCGGCAACCTCCTGGTCACCGCGGCCACCGCGCTCGGCGCGGCGGGGCTCGTACTCGACGTCGCGAGCGAGACGACGGCACTCGCCCCGACGGTGGCCGGGCCCCTGGCGCTCCTGCTGATCGGGGTCTGGCTGACCGCAACCGGTCTGGGGTTGCGGCACAGCAGCCGCGCCTTCGGGACGACGACCGTGGTGCTGGGACTCCTGACGCTGCTGGACGCCTTCGAGCGGGCCTTCGTGATGATTCCGTGGACTCCCCTCGGCCCGGCGTGGCTGCGAGGTCTGCTGGGACTCGTCTGGGTCCTGTGGGCGGTGGCCGCCTCGGCACGACCGGGGGGCCGGGGCCGGTCCGCCTCCCCGTCCGCGGACGACCCGGCCCGGGTCTCCCCGTGA
- a CDS encoding esterase/lipase family protein gives MRRTATLAAATAAVLAPLVAVPPAHAATRNPVLFVHGLSSSAGTWNDWVGKFKADGYAASELHTWSYDWKQSNKTTASQLAVKVQQVLAATGAEKVDIVAHSMGALSSRWYLKSHGGTSYVDDFVSVAGVNHGTDVTFFCSFYTSCKEMVIGSSFLKSLNADDETPGAVDYATLWSTCDAAINPDESAKLSGAANTSVGCKSHNSMNDDHGNYTKVRDLVA, from the coding sequence ATGAGACGCACCGCAACGCTCGCCGCGGCCACCGCCGCGGTTCTGGCGCCGCTCGTCGCCGTACCCCCCGCACATGCGGCGACGCGCAACCCGGTCCTGTTCGTGCACGGTCTCAGCAGCTCGGCCGGCACCTGGAACGACTGGGTCGGCAAGTTCAAGGCGGACGGGTACGCGGCGTCGGAGCTGCACACCTGGTCCTACGACTGGAAGCAGTCCAACAAGACCACGGCGTCGCAACTGGCGGTGAAGGTGCAGCAGGTACTCGCCGCCACGGGCGCCGAGAAGGTCGACATCGTCGCCCATTCGATGGGCGCGCTGAGCTCCCGCTGGTACCTCAAGTCCCACGGCGGCACCTCGTACGTCGACGACTTCGTCTCTGTCGCCGGAGTGAACCACGGGACGGACGTCACGTTCTTCTGCTCCTTCTACACCTCGTGCAAGGAAATGGTCATCGGGAGCAGCTTCCTGAAGAGCCTCAACGCCGACGACGAAACCCCGGGTGCGGTCGACTACGCCACCCTCTGGTCCACGTGTGACGCCGCCATCAACCCGGACGAGTCGGCGAAACTGAGCGGCGCGGCCAACACGTCGGTGGGATGCAAGTCCCACAACAGCATGAACGACGACCACGGGAACTACACGAAGGTGCGGGACCTCGTCGCCTGA
- a CDS encoding helix-turn-helix domain-containing protein, translating into MVERTTAHVEPRERADSWSEQVDFHHTRLDFRYARPDCFIGEMTSQRSDTYDLITWRSDRVEYVRTPGLVRQAPAPDYRFVFPVEGELTIRQNDRQVRLTPGSGRLVPLDAPFALRHDPMLRGVILSIPACEIDGPLNRKSPLSTGVDLSTGLGRVLHGMVVGLYDERTHLDAAQFNAVTDRAVELLCMLAAGDDRPDVPGHLAEVEAVVRRYARDHATDPGLTGTSMARALGWSLRQIQLALQRAGTTPREVIREERLRVVRDRLQRAEYAHMTISELACAMGFSSASALSTAFRRRFGTSPRELRRRHHQA; encoded by the coding sequence CTGGTCGAACGGACGACGGCGCATGTCGAGCCGCGGGAACGGGCCGACTCGTGGAGCGAGCAGGTCGACTTCCACCACACCCGGCTGGATTTCCGCTATGCCCGACCGGACTGCTTCATCGGCGAGATGACCAGCCAGCGCAGCGACACCTACGACCTCATCACCTGGCGAAGTGATCGGGTCGAGTACGTCCGGACGCCCGGGCTGGTGCGCCAGGCGCCCGCTCCGGACTACCGGTTCGTGTTCCCGGTCGAGGGTGAGTTGACGATTCGTCAGAACGACCGGCAGGTCCGGCTGACCCCGGGCTCGGGAAGGCTGGTGCCGTTGGACGCCCCCTTCGCACTGCGGCACGACCCGATGTTGAGGGGCGTCATCCTGTCCATACCCGCCTGCGAGATCGACGGCCCGCTCAACCGGAAGTCCCCCCTCTCGACCGGAGTGGACTTGTCCACCGGTCTGGGACGCGTCCTGCACGGCATGGTGGTCGGCCTGTACGACGAGCGCACCCACCTCGACGCCGCGCAGTTCAACGCCGTCACGGACCGCGCGGTCGAGCTGCTGTGCATGCTCGCCGCCGGTGACGACCGCCCGGACGTTCCCGGCCACCTGGCCGAGGTCGAGGCTGTCGTCCGTCGCTACGCACGGGACCACGCCACCGATCCGGGACTCACGGGGACGTCCATGGCGCGAGCGCTCGGCTGGTCGCTCCGCCAGATCCAACTGGCCCTCCAGCGGGCCGGGACCACGCCGCGCGAAGTGATCCGCGAGGAACGCCTGCGCGTGGTCCGCGACCGCCTCCAGCGTGCCGAGTACGCGCACATGACGATCAGTGAACTCGCGTGCGCCATGGGCTTCTCCTCGGCCAGCGCCCTGAGCACCGCCTTCCGCCGGCGTTTCGGGACCAGTCCGCGGGAGCTGCGTCGCCGACACCACCAGGCGTGA
- a CDS encoding ATP-binding protein, whose product MTERIPDAVLWCLAVGLLALAVLLVRQRGISARQRRRNEELADGLRTREEELRHLITVRLPALEESAGRSVPGVGLLDNRLAETEFAKCLDGVLARFTEAVENAQARADRSAKAALKSSMRSIQALANEQQVAISEMQDRHDHPDVLRDLLEVDHANAQFGRRAQAIAVLCGSWPGRQRTASGLVEVVRGATSRIRDYRRIRIRGEVDIAVESRAVEPVVLAVAELLDNAARHSQPTTQVEVGVQAVHNGACIVIDDAGVGMDAQASEKASVLLSGRRTVDVTRLEDPPQFGFAVIGVLAHRYGFGVRVDTQSPYGGVRAVVFLPSVLLTRPEDSDGLPTASVAAARGASGPARAPEPAAPAATTAGGLPKRRRRAAQHPATAQRAPDPAEEADTRSAEETARRIGAFARGTLHGRATQAADHEDEGDDRG is encoded by the coding sequence ATGACTGAACGAATACCGGACGCGGTGCTGTGGTGCCTGGCCGTCGGCCTGCTCGCCCTCGCCGTGCTCCTGGTACGGCAGCGCGGGATCAGCGCGCGGCAGAGAAGGCGGAACGAGGAGCTGGCGGACGGCCTGCGAACCCGGGAAGAGGAGCTCCGCCACCTGATCACCGTACGGCTGCCGGCCCTCGAGGAGTCGGCGGGCCGGTCCGTACCCGGCGTCGGGCTCCTCGACAACCGGCTGGCGGAGACGGAGTTCGCGAAGTGCCTGGACGGCGTGCTCGCACGGTTCACCGAGGCCGTGGAGAACGCACAGGCCCGTGCCGACCGGTCGGCGAAGGCGGCGCTGAAGTCCTCGATGCGCTCGATCCAGGCCCTGGCCAACGAACAGCAGGTGGCCATCTCGGAGATGCAGGACCGCCACGACCACCCCGACGTCCTGCGGGATCTCCTGGAAGTCGACCACGCGAACGCCCAGTTCGGCCGCCGCGCCCAAGCCATCGCCGTGTTGTGCGGATCCTGGCCGGGGCGGCAGCGGACGGCGTCCGGGCTGGTCGAGGTGGTGCGCGGAGCCACGTCGCGGATCCGTGACTACCGCCGGATCCGGATCCGCGGTGAGGTGGACATCGCTGTCGAGAGCCGAGCCGTGGAGCCCGTGGTCCTGGCCGTCGCGGAGCTGCTCGACAACGCGGCGCGCCACTCGCAACCCACCACCCAGGTCGAGGTGGGCGTCCAGGCAGTCCACAACGGCGCCTGCATCGTGATCGACGACGCGGGAGTCGGAATGGACGCGCAGGCGTCGGAGAAGGCCTCGGTGCTGCTGTCCGGCAGGCGCACGGTGGACGTCACCCGGCTCGAGGACCCTCCACAGTTCGGGTTCGCGGTCATCGGGGTCCTCGCCCATCGGTACGGGTTCGGCGTCCGCGTGGACACCCAGTCCCCGTACGGGGGCGTACGCGCCGTCGTGTTCCTCCCGAGCGTCCTGCTCACGCGTCCGGAGGACTCCGACGGGCTTCCCACCGCGTCCGTGGCTGCGGCCCGCGGTGCGTCAGGTCCCGCCCGGGCGCCCGAGCCGGCGGCCCCCGCGGCGACGACCGCGGGCGGTCTCCCGAAGCGCCGCCGCCGCGCGGCGCAGCATCCCGCGACGGCACAGCGGGCGCCGGACCCCGCCGAGGAGGCCGACACCCGGTCCGCCGAGGAGACCGCCAGGCGGATCGGTGCGTTCGCACGCGGCACTCTGCACGGCCGTGCCACCCAGGCCGCCGACCACGAAGACGAAGGGGACGACCGAGGATGA
- a CDS encoding roadblock/LC7 domain-containing protein encodes MIEPGNSDVGWMLDEVLKVPEALHAILLSADGMLRAHSADIGRDDAERLAAGLSGLQSISRSTAEFCGHDDSPWRQTLIEFAHGYVFLVAAGEGAYLAVSTTENVDMEAVTYRMHKLVDRLGKELTSPARHGTGIRA; translated from the coding sequence ATGATCGAGCCCGGGAACAGCGATGTGGGCTGGATGCTCGATGAGGTCCTGAAGGTGCCCGAGGCCCTGCACGCGATCCTGCTCTCGGCGGACGGCATGCTCCGGGCCCACTCCGCGGACATCGGCAGGGACGACGCCGAGCGGCTGGCGGCCGGGCTCTCCGGCCTGCAGTCCATCAGCCGCAGTACGGCCGAGTTCTGCGGACACGACGACAGCCCGTGGCGGCAGACCCTCATCGAGTTCGCCCACGGCTACGTGTTCCTCGTCGCCGCAGGCGAGGGCGCCTACCTCGCGGTCTCCACGACGGAGAACGTGGACATGGAGGCGGTCACGTACCGCATGCACAAACTGGTCGACCGGCTCGGCAAGGAGCTGACCAGTCCGGCTCGGCATGGAACCGGCATCCGGGCATGA
- a CDS encoding DUF742 domain-containing protein has protein sequence MTPPRSRPGGRLVRPYVVTEGRAHPSRGTLDLVTLLIASEGQSLAGLGPEKRRIAELCGPGALSVAEVAGHLSLPVSVTRVLVADLLDSGHIVTLAPVPAALPSDARILQEVLDGLRTRL, from the coding sequence ATGACGCCACCCAGGAGCCGCCCCGGCGGAAGGCTGGTACGGCCCTACGTGGTCACGGAGGGCCGCGCTCACCCGAGCCGCGGCACCCTGGACCTCGTCACACTCCTGATCGCCTCCGAGGGGCAGTCCCTCGCCGGTCTGGGGCCCGAGAAGCGACGTATCGCGGAGCTCTGCGGACCGGGGGCACTGTCGGTGGCGGAGGTGGCCGGACATCTGTCGCTGCCGGTCAGCGTCACGAGGGTCCTGGTGGCCGACCTCCTGGACAGCGGACACATCGTCACCCTCGCGCCGGTCCCGGCCGCCCTGCCGTCCGATGCCCGAATCCTGCAGGAGGTGCTCGATGGGCTCCGCACCCGCCTCTGA
- a CDS encoding GTP-binding protein has translation MGSAPASESEDVHLRPGVQTAVKILVVGHFAVGKTTFVGTLSEIRPLRTEEVMTEAGALVDDLEGTHDKTTTTVALDFGRLTLSDALVLYLFGTPGQQRFTELWRDMSRGALGALVLADTRRLQHSFDVMGVLEELGLPYAVALNEFDGAPRHPLNEVREALDLLPETPLVRCDARDRDSSTRALVSLVEHLLTRTSELEHA, from the coding sequence ATGGGCTCCGCACCCGCCTCTGAGTCCGAAGACGTCCACCTCCGGCCGGGCGTGCAGACCGCCGTCAAGATCCTTGTGGTCGGCCACTTCGCGGTCGGCAAGACCACCTTCGTGGGGACGTTGTCCGAGATCCGTCCGCTGCGCACCGAGGAGGTGATGACCGAAGCAGGCGCCCTGGTCGACGACCTGGAGGGCACCCACGACAAGACGACCACCACCGTGGCCCTCGACTTCGGCCGCCTCACGCTCAGCGACGCTCTTGTGCTGTACCTCTTCGGCACCCCCGGGCAGCAGCGGTTCACCGAGCTCTGGCGCGACATGTCCCGGGGCGCGCTCGGCGCACTCGTCCTGGCGGACACCCGCCGCCTTCAACACTCGTTCGACGTCATGGGCGTCCTGGAGGAACTCGGCCTGCCCTACGCGGTGGCCCTCAACGAATTCGACGGCGCACCCCGGCACCCGCTGAACGAGGTGCGGGAGGCCCTCGACCTGCTCCCGGAAACCCCCCTCGTCCGCTGTGACGCCCGCGACCGCGATTCCTCGACCCGGGCACTGGTCTCCCTCGTCGAGCACCTGCTGACCCGCACGAGCGAACTGGAGCACGCATGA
- a CDS encoding cytochrome P450 gives MTPESTPDPESGCPRHELLYGPGFAADPAAAYRRMRQAGPAAPVELSPGVRATLVTGYDAALHVLRSPETFSKDSRRWRDMADGTVPADSPVAPMMAYRPNALLTDGPEHRRLREAITDSLGGVEPSALRGYVGQSADALIDRIAADGEADLLGAYARPLPLLVLNQLFGCPPEYGERLVEGMAGIFELVEAEKANELLTRTVGELIALKRETPGKDVTSRLIAHPARLTDEELVHTLVLLIGAGTEPEQNLIANSLRLLLSDDRFAGSLSGGSLPVEDALDEVLWTDPPMANYAVHFPVHDVVYEGTLLKEGHPVVISFAAANTDPALVVDQRTGNRAHLAWSAGPHSCPAQGAARLIAAVAIEKLLDRLPDMELAVPVRDLEWRQGPFHRALAALPVRFQPVAVTRSEEDERPAGDGGSTGPARHTSAPPGGRRSTPVTTAPKSGWARLLAWWRGE, from the coding sequence ATGACCCCTGAATCGACACCCGACCCCGAGTCCGGCTGCCCCCGCCACGAGCTGCTGTACGGGCCCGGTTTCGCAGCGGATCCGGCCGCCGCGTACCGGCGCATGCGGCAGGCCGGACCGGCCGCCCCGGTCGAGCTGTCGCCCGGGGTGCGGGCCACCCTCGTCACCGGCTACGACGCCGCACTCCACGTGCTGCGCAGTCCCGAGACGTTCTCGAAGGACTCCCGCCGCTGGCGCGACATGGCCGACGGCACCGTGCCCGCGGACAGCCCGGTCGCGCCGATGATGGCCTACCGGCCGAACGCCCTGCTGACCGACGGGCCGGAACACCGGCGACTGCGCGAAGCGATCACGGACAGCCTGGGCGGCGTGGAGCCCAGCGCCCTGCGCGGCTACGTCGGGCAGAGCGCCGATGCGCTCATCGACCGCATCGCCGCGGACGGGGAGGCGGATCTGCTCGGCGCCTACGCCCGGCCCCTGCCGCTTCTGGTGCTCAACCAACTCTTCGGCTGTCCGCCCGAGTACGGCGAGCGGTTGGTCGAGGGAATGGCCGGCATCTTCGAACTCGTCGAAGCAGAGAAGGCGAACGAGCTCCTCACCCGAACCGTCGGCGAACTGATCGCACTCAAACGCGAGACTCCGGGGAAGGACGTGACCTCCCGGCTCATCGCCCATCCCGCGCGGCTGACGGACGAGGAACTCGTCCACACCCTGGTGCTGCTCATCGGTGCCGGCACCGAGCCCGAGCAGAATCTGATCGCGAACAGCCTGCGCCTACTGCTGTCGGACGACCGATTCGCGGGCAGTCTTTCGGGCGGCAGCCTGCCCGTGGAGGACGCCCTCGACGAAGTGCTGTGGACCGACCCGCCCATGGCGAACTACGCCGTCCACTTCCCCGTGCACGACGTCGTGTACGAAGGGACGCTGCTGAAGGAGGGCCACCCCGTCGTCATCAGCTTCGCCGCCGCGAACACGGACCCTGCCCTGGTGGTCGACCAGCGCACGGGCAACCGCGCCCACCTGGCGTGGAGCGCGGGCCCGCATTCCTGTCCCGCACAGGGCGCGGCTCGGCTGATCGCCGCCGTGGCCATCGAGAAGCTCCTCGACCGGCTGCCCGACATGGAACTCGCCGTTCCCGTCCGGGACCTCGAGTGGCGGCAGGGCCCCTTCCACCGCGCGCTCGCCGCTCTGCCCGTGCGTTTCCAGCCCGTCGCCGTCACCCGCTCCGAAGAGGATGAGCGGCCTGCGGGTGACGGCGGGTCCACGGGGCCGGCCAGGCACACCTCCGCACCGCCCGGAGGGCGCCGGAGTACGCCGGTGACCACTGCGCCCAAGAGTGGCTGGGCCCGGCTGCTGGCCTGGTGGCGGGGAGAGTGA
- a CDS encoding cytochrome P450 family protein → MRERGPVARVELPDAVGAFAVSSPALLKRLLTDARVSKDPRRHWPLWIDGQISPDWPLFAWVAVQNMFTAYGTEHKRLRTLVSSAFTARRTAALRPRIEEITGKLLDRVAEVGRHGEVVDLREEFCYPLPIQVISELFGLPRDRAVDLREIVDSLFHTAAEPDEVTANYARLYAVMGELVEDKRKSPGDDLTTNLLAARDDGSSARLSEQELLDTLVLMIGAGHETTVNLIDNAVHALLTHPEQLAHVREGRATWDDAVEETLRADAPVASLPLRYAVEDIELGELGGPEGTVIRAGEAILAAYAAAGRDPQRYGNDADRFDVTRVDKDHLAFGYGVHHCLGAPLGRLEARIALPALFGRFPGLTLAVPSEELLPVESFISNGHRSLPVRLT, encoded by the coding sequence ATGCGTGAGAGAGGGCCGGTGGCGCGGGTCGAACTTCCGGATGCCGTGGGAGCGTTCGCGGTCAGCAGTCCCGCACTCCTCAAGCGGCTGCTCACCGACGCGCGGGTGTCCAAGGATCCGCGCCGGCACTGGCCGCTCTGGATCGACGGACAGATCTCCCCGGACTGGCCGCTGTTCGCCTGGGTCGCCGTGCAGAACATGTTCACTGCCTACGGCACCGAGCACAAACGCCTGCGGACCCTGGTCTCCAGCGCCTTCACCGCGCGGCGCACGGCCGCGTTGAGACCGCGCATCGAGGAGATCACCGGCAAGCTGCTGGACCGTGTCGCCGAAGTGGGGAGACACGGCGAGGTGGTCGATCTGCGCGAGGAGTTCTGCTATCCGCTGCCGATCCAGGTGATCAGTGAGCTGTTCGGTCTGCCCCGCGACAGGGCGGTGGATCTGCGAGAGATCGTGGACAGCCTCTTCCACACCGCCGCCGAGCCCGACGAGGTCACCGCCAACTACGCCCGTCTCTACGCCGTGATGGGGGAACTCGTCGAGGACAAGCGGAAATCGCCGGGAGACGACCTGACCACCAACCTCCTCGCGGCCCGCGACGACGGGAGCAGTGCCCGGCTCAGTGAGCAGGAACTGCTCGACACCCTGGTGCTCATGATCGGTGCCGGTCACGAGACCACGGTCAATCTCATCGACAACGCCGTGCACGCCCTGCTGACCCACCCCGAGCAGCTCGCGCACGTCCGCGAGGGACGGGCCACGTGGGACGACGCCGTCGAAGAGACCCTGCGTGCGGACGCACCGGTGGCCAGTCTGCCGTTGCGGTACGCCGTGGAGGACATCGAACTCGGTGAACTCGGAGGCCCGGAAGGGACGGTGATCCGCGCGGGAGAGGCCATCCTCGCCGCCTACGCCGCCGCGGGGCGCGATCCCCAGCGGTACGGGAACGACGCCGATCGTTTCGACGTCACCCGTGTGGACAAGGACCACCTGGCGTTCGGGTACGGGGTGCACCACTGCCTCGGCGCCCCGCTCGGCCGCCTGGAGGCCCGCATCGCACTTCCCGCGCTGTTCGGCCGTTTCCCCGGGCTCACCCTCGCCGTGCCCTCGGAGGAACTGCTGCCCGTGGAGTCGTTCATCTCCAACGGCCACCGGTCCCTGCCCGTACGCCTCACCTGA
- a CDS encoding glyceraldehyde-3-phosphate dehydrogenase, which translates to MTVNEDSFTNWKHREEIAESMIPIIGKLHRERDVTVLLHSRSLVNKSVVSILKTHRFARQIAGEELSVTETLPFLQALTELDLGPSQIDIGMLAATYRTDDRGLSVEEFTAEAVSGATGDNKIERRQPRDVVLYGFGRIGRLVARLLIEKAGSGNGLRLRAIVVRRGGDQDIVKRASLLRRDSIHGQFQGTITVDEANSTIIANGNEIKVIYAGDPSEVDYTTYGIKDAILIDNTGKWRDREGLSTHLRPGIDKVVLTAPGKGDVPNIVHGVNHDTIKPDEQILSCASCTTNAIVPPLKAMADEYGVLRGHVETVHSFTNDQNLLDNYHKADRRGRSAPLNMVITETGAASAVAKALPDLKAPITGSSIRVPVPDVSIAILSLRLGRETTREEVLDYLRHVSLTSPLKRQIDFITAPDAVSNDFIGSRHASIVDAGATKVDGDNAILYLWYDNEFGYSCQVIRVVQHVSGVEYPTYPAPVA; encoded by the coding sequence GTGACTGTCAACGAGGACTCGTTCACAAACTGGAAGCATCGCGAGGAGATCGCGGAGTCGATGATCCCGATCATCGGGAAGCTGCACCGTGAGCGGGACGTCACCGTCCTGCTGCACAGCCGCTCCCTGGTGAACAAGTCGGTGGTCAGCATCCTGAAGACCCATCGATTCGCCCGCCAGATCGCCGGCGAGGAGCTCTCGGTCACCGAGACGCTTCCCTTCCTGCAGGCCCTCACCGAACTCGATCTCGGGCCTTCCCAGATCGACATCGGCATGCTCGCCGCCACGTACCGGACCGACGACCGTGGTCTCTCGGTGGAGGAGTTCACCGCGGAGGCCGTCTCGGGGGCCACGGGCGACAACAAGATCGAGCGCCGTCAGCCGCGCGACGTGGTGCTTTACGGCTTCGGCCGCATCGGCCGGCTCGTCGCCCGTCTGCTCATCGAGAAGGCCGGTTCCGGCAACGGCCTCCGGCTGCGTGCCATCGTCGTCCGCCGGGGCGGTGACCAGGACATCGTCAAGCGTGCGTCGCTGCTGCGCCGGGACTCGATCCACGGTCAGTTCCAGGGCACGATCACCGTGGACGAGGCGAACAGCACGATCATCGCCAACGGCAACGAGATCAAGGTCATCTACGCCGGCGACCCGTCGGAGGTCGACTACACGACCTACGGCATCAAGGACGCCATCCTCATCGACAACACGGGCAAGTGGCGGGACCGCGAGGGCCTGTCGACACATCTCCGCCCCGGTATCGACAAGGTCGTCCTGACCGCCCCGGGCAAGGGCGACGTCCCGAACATCGTGCACGGCGTCAACCACGACACGATCAAGCCTGACGAGCAGATCCTGTCCTGCGCGTCCTGCACCACCAACGCGATCGTCCCGCCGCTGAAGGCCATGGCGGACGAGTACGGTGTCCTGCGCGGTCACGTGGAGACCGTCCACTCGTTCACCAACGACCAGAATCTGCTGGACAATTACCACAAGGCCGACCGCCGCGGCCGTTCCGCCCCGCTCAACATGGTCATCACCGAGACCGGGGCCGCCTCCGCCGTGGCCAAGGCGCTGCCCGACCTCAAGGCGCCGATCACCGGCAGCTCGATCCGCGTCCCGGTACCGGACGTCTCGATCGCGATCCTGAGCCTGCGGCTCGGCCGCGAGACCACGCGCGAGGAAGTCCTGGACTACCTCCGCCATGTGTCGCTGACCTCGCCGCTCAAGCGCCAGATCGACTTCATCACCGCCCCCGACGCGGTCTCCAACGACTTCATCGGCTCGCGCCACGCGTCGATCGTCGACGCCGGGGCCACGAAGGTCGACGGCGACAACGCGATCCTCTACCTCTGGTACGACAACGAGTTCGGCTACTCGTGCCAGGTGATCCGCGTCGTCCAGCACGTCTCCGGGGTGGAGTACCCGACCTACCCGGCGCCGGTGGCCTGA